The genomic interval ACCGGTGAGGATCGGTAACGGTGCTCCCCGTTAGCTGTCGCCCTCGGCGTCGTCCAGGTCGAGTTCGGCGAACGCCTCCCGCCCCGGCAGCCCCGCGACGGCCTCGTCGATCCCCCGGTAGGCGGCCCCGTCGACGGTCGCCTCGAACGCCTCGACCGAGGGGTACTCCCGGAATGTCAGCACGCGGCCGTCCTCCACGAGGTACACGACCTCGGACTTCCCGTCCGGGTGGTCGTAGCTGTCGCCGGCTACCGGTTCCTCGCTGTCGCTCACGACGCACCTCCGGACGATCCATCTCCGCACGGCGTCCGCAGACACCGCGCGGGCGTCGCGCGCGGATCGTGGCGTCCGTGTCCGTCGATGGCCGTCGCAGTCCGGCGGCGATCCGCCGGGCGTCGTCTCCGTTCTCGCTCGCAGTGATCGCTCACGCCTCCGGGTTCGAGGTCATGTCTAATGATTGTACGGTCGGCGCGTCCCGATCTTGTCGCTCGGTCGTCCGTGCCTCCGGGCGTGAGCGTCGACCGCGAGACACCGATCGCTTATCTCCGTCGGCGACTGCTCGGATCGACGTGGGACAACGCATGGGGGCGACGGCGGACCAGCGCGGAGCCGTGAGCGAGCGCCGGCAGAGGGAGATGCGCTGGGGCCAGTTGGGAGGGGTTCGCTGAGGTGTTCCCGTGGGACCATCTCGCGATCGGGTACGTCGCGGTCTCGCTGCTGTTCCGGATCCGCGGCCGTCGCGTCGGCGCGCTCGCGTGCGCCGCACTCGCCCTCGGGTCGCAGTTCCCGGACCTCGTCGACAAGCCGCTCGCGTGGGCGTTCACGGTTCTTCCGGGCGGGACGACACTCGCTCACTCGGTGTTCGTTGCCGTGCCGCTGTCGGCGGCAGTGTACGTCCTCGCACGTCATCGCGCCCGCGCCAGCGTCGGCGCGGCGTTCGGGGTCGCCTACGTACTGCACCTCCCGGCGGATCTCCTCTACGGACCGCTCGCCACGGGTGACCCGATCCGGGTCGGGGCGGTGTTGTGGCCGCTCGTTTCGACGCCCGGCACGGCTGCGGGGGGCGGGCTCCTCTCGAACACGATCTACTTTATCACCCGATACTACGCGTACCTCGACTCCCCGCGTGCGATCGGGTTCCTCCTGCTGGAGGTCGGGTTGATCCTCGCGGCGCTGGCGCTGTGGGTCGACGACGGGACGCCCGGTCTTCGCGAGGCGTCGACGGCGGCGCGCCGGGTGCTGGCGTGATCCGGTCGGCGCGCGACCGAGATGCGGTCGGACGCGGATGCGACGCGGGACCGGCATTCGGACGCGCGGCCCGCCGGTCGCGTGCCCTGTCCTCGACGGACATCGTGACCGACTGATACCGCTCGTAACACTGTCATAACAAAGCTATCTCAACCGAATCGCCTGGCCATGCAACCGATACGCCATCGTGCGCCCGACACGAGGGCCCGCTCGGTCGCCCGTCCCGGCAGACCGACCCTCCACCCCCACCAGGACCCATGGTCGAGCTGAGCGTCGTCGTCCCGACGCTGAAGTCGCGTGAGGACGTCGAGTCGGTCCGATATCTGGCGCGCGGAACCTTCGACGACTACGAGGTCCTCCTCCAAGACGAGAGCCCGGTCACGTGTGCGAGAAACGAGGGGATCCGGCGCGCGTCAGCAGAAAAGATCGTCTTTCTCGACGACGACTCACGCCCCGCGCGAGACTATCTCGACCACGCCAGCGCCGTGCTGGATGAGGCGCCGGCCTACGCCGGGCGCACGGTCCACCCGCGCGAGGACCTGTTCTCGCGTCACTTCACGCCCCACTACCACGACGGGATCGAGGCCGCCTCAGTCGACTGTTTCTGGGGGTGCAACATGGGTGTCCGGCGCGAGGTGTTCGAGACTGTCGGCGGCTGGGACGAAGGGATGCGCTGGGGCCACGAGGAGAAGGAGCTGGCCGACCGCGTCCGTTCGGCCTTTGAGATCCGATACGACCCCCGCGTCGCCGTCGAGCACCCGTATGCGGACTCGGTGCTCGAGTACTGGAACAAGCAGTACCGGTTGGAGACGCAGACGCCGTACTATTGGCGCAGACGCGGGCTGACCGCCGGCGAGTGTGCTCGACGGATCGCCGACGACGCGCTCGACCCGCGGGCGTATCTCCGCACTGACGCCGTCGCCACCGGCGTGCAGATCGGCGCGCGCTTCGCCAACACCGCGGGGCGGATCGTCGGGTTGGTCTCGATCCTCGGCCCGCGGTCGACCACCGGCGACGTCCCCGCGTTCGAGCCGCGAGACCCCGACGACGCGGAGGAAGTCGAACGTTCGCGGCGGTCGCCTGCCGGATGAGCGACTTCCCGGCGACTGTCCGACGCGACCCCACCGCCCCGCGCGGCCGATCCTCCCTGCGACGGTGTGCCGGGTCCACTCGACCGGACCAAACCTCGACTGGAGTCCGGTCCCGACGTGGTATCGCTCTCATAACTAATTCCGTCCGGTTGCTGCCGACGGACGACGCCCCGACGACGGGCACACCCCAAACGATGTTCCCCAACGCACGGCCGACCCTGACCGGCAGAGCGCACAGCCCTCGAACACCGCCGACCCGACGCGACCGGCGTCCGGGGTGGCGGTCGTGACCTACCGGGACGCGACCGTCGGAGTCGTCATTCCGGCGTACAACGAGATGGACTTCGTCGGCGACGTGATCGAGGGGCTCCCAACGTTCGTCGACAGAGTGTATCCCGTCGATGATTCCTCAGATGACGATACCTGGAGCGCGATCACGGAGACGGCCGAGCAGGTAAACGACCGGCAATCCCCTACGAAACCGTTTGATCGGGTGGTCGTCCCGATGCGGCACACCGAGAACCGCGGCGCTGGCGCTGCCGCGCTCACGGGCTACCGGGCGGCGCTGAACGACGATCTGGACGTGGTCGCGTCGCTCGACGGCGACGACCAGATGGACCCGGCATTCCTCCCCAACCTGCTGGACCCCGTCGTCGAGGGCCGGGTTGCGTACGCGAAAGGCGACCGACTGGCCTCCCGAGAGTACGTTCGCGAGATGTCGCGCTGGCGGCTGTTCGGAAACCTCCTACTCACGGGGCTCACCCGGGTCGCGAGCGGCTACTGGCGGCTCCGCGACCCGCAGAACGGGTACACTGCCGTGTCGACGGACGTGCTCGACCGGATCGACCTGGACAGGCTCTACGAGCAGTACGGGTTCCGAAACGACGTCTTGGTCCACCTGAGCGTCACCGACTGCCGAGTCGCGGACGTCCCGCACCCGGCCCGCTACGGAGACGAAACGAGCGGGATCGTCTACTCCTCGTTCGCCCCGAACCTCTCGATCCTGTTGGCCCGCCGATTCCTGTGGCGGCTCGGCCGCCAGTCGGTCGCAGGTGAGTTCGGCCCAGCGGCGTCCTTCGTGGCCGGCATCGCCGGACTCGCCGGAGCCGCCCGCGGACGGGTGCCCTCGCTAGGTGGCGATCGTTCGCCGGAACGTGCGGCAATCTCAGCAGACGGCGGCCGTGATCAGTCTCACGTCGACGTCGGTCGGACGGCAATCTGGGCCGTTCTCGGACTGTTCCTGCTCTGTCTCGGCTCGGTGCTCGATGCTCGCCGGCGGACGGGGTCGATAGTCCGGGTTCGTGCGGACGCGGACTCGGAGAGACACGCCGACCTCACGTCGACGCTTGGGTCCCGGACCCGTTCCGAGGCGGAGCCCGGCCACGAGGCCGATTGAGGCGTCGGCTCGCGGCTGGGAGAGTCGCGGGGTACTACTCGGTGAGTTCGATCACGGACTGAATTCCTCCTTCACGGCACAGTCGGTGACTGCGACCGACCGGCGTTCGCCCCCTCACAAAAGCGGTCCCGCCGGAGGTTCCGAACTCAGTCCTCGCGGCGGTACCACTCGATCGTCTCTTTCACGTGTGACCCGAGCGGTCGGGCCGCGTATCCGAGGTCGCGCTCGGCCTTCGCCGAGGAGTAGAACAGCTTCCGAGTCGCCAACCGGGCCATCTCGCCGTCGAACGGGAACAGCCGCAGTCCGGTGACGTCGTTGAGGACGCCGACCACCGGGCCGGCGGCGTGAATAAGCGTCGCGGGGACCCGCAGCGGCGGGCGGTGTCCGTCGCCGTGGTCGGCGATGACTCCGAGCGCATCACCGTACGGGAGGTTCTCTCCACCGAGGAGGTAGTGTTCGCCCGCCGTACCGTGTTCCATGGCCGCGAGGACGCCGTCGACGGCGTCGTCAAGCGAGACGAAGCTCGCGCCCCCTGGAAGGTACGCGACCATGCGCGGATCCAGCGCCAACCGGAGCAGCCGACCAGTGAACTCCTCGTCGCCCGGGCCGAATACGGACGTGGGGTGGACCGTGACCGCGTCGAGCCCGCGATCGGCCGCTCGGTCGACGACTCGCTCGGCGGCCGCTTTCGACTCCTGGTAGGCGCCGATGGGCTCGGCGTGGTCGGTCTCATCGGCCGGCTTCCCGTCCGATCGACGGCGCGTTCCCGCGGTACTTGTGAAGAGGAGCCGCTCGACGCCGGCGGCCTCGCACGCCTCTACGACCAGCCGAGTTCCCTCCTCGTTCACCCGACGAACCGTCTCGGCGTCGGCGGACGCGAGGCCGACGCCAGCGAGGTGAAAGACCCGGTCGTGGCCCGCGACGGCCTCGTGGACCGCGTCGCCGTCGAGGACGTCCGCGTGGACCCACTCGACGTCAACGTCCGCGAGCACGCTTACGTCCGATTCCGCACGGCGCGTGGCCGTCACCGACCAGCCGCGGTCGACGAGCCGACGGCACAGCCGTGAGCCGAGAAAGCCCGTCGCCCCGGTAACTAGCGCCTCAGACATCGTCACTGAGGAACTGCGGCGGGACGACGTCGCCCGTCGCTCGCGCGTACGTTCTGTATGCTGTCGCCATCGCCTCGGTCGGCCCCGTCGGTCCGTCGTCAGGGTCGTCTGGCAACGACCGGCCGAGTTCGCGGGTGTCGATGCCAGTGACGGGCGCGGCGGTTGACTCTCGGGAGAGAAACGGTACGTCGGCGGTGTTCCACCCGAACAGCGAGGCAGCCGTCGCGTCCAGCGCCGCCGCGGACTCCCCGCACAGCAGCGTGTCGGTCGCCAAGGGGTGCCCGACGTACGCCGTCGTCGCATCGAGGACCGCCCCAACGGGGTCGACGGCGGCGAGCCCCGCGGCCGCCTCGCGGGCCGTCGGGGCGCCTCCGGTGATCCATCGCCCGAGGATCGCCCCGGCGCCTGCCAATCGGAGGTCGGGTGCCACGCGCAGCGAGGGAACGACAACGACCGTCGCCGCCTCCAACACGCGCGGGACCGCCGCGTCGACGGGACCGAGGTGCGTCTCGACAGTCTGATCGGTAGTTTGACACTGTTCGCGGGCGATTACCCCCGGTAGCTGGTTCCCGACCGTCCCGTCGCTCGCGCTACCGCCGACGTCAGCGTCACGGTCGGCTTTTGCGTCCCGACCGCGGTCCTCACCACGGCCTGTCGCCGCCGCTGCGTCCCGGGCGGGCGAACCGTAGCCGAGCAGTTCGGCGATCTGCCCGTCGCTCAGTTGACCGTCCCCGGCGACGCCGACCAGCACGCGCTCGGTCCCGGTCGTGCGGCGGATGTGTGAAGCCAGCGCTCTGACTACCGTGGGGTCCGTGACTGCACCGGTGCTCGGGTGGTGCGGGTACCCCGTGTCCGGCAGGAGAAGGACCAGGCCGGCGTCGTCGAGTGCGTCCGGCAGCGAGAGTCGCTCGACTGCCTCGGCGATCGCCGCGTGGCCGCGGCCTTCGGTTCGAACGCCGTCGATCGGCGTCGCGCTCGCCCGTTCATTCGTCGGACCGTCGCCTCCGCTCACGGGGTCACCACCTCTCGTTCGTCCGTGCGGCCGGCAAGTTCGTAGGCTCGGGCAACCAGCTCCAGCGTTCGGCGCCCTTCGGCCGGCCCAACCGGTGGTGTCTCGCCCGTCTGGACCGCCTCAACGAAGTCAGCGAGCGCCCGGAAGTGCGCCCGGTAATAGTAGGTCGGGCCGAAGTACTCCGGGTCCTGCCCGGTCGCGCGGCGCCAGGCGTTCGACAGCCCCGACTTCGCCGCGTGCAGCGTGAGGTTGTCCGGCACGAACTCGCCGTTCGAGAGGGTCTCGGCGACGCCGTCGAGGCGAAAGCGCATGTTGATTTCCGGCGGTTCCTCCCACTGGAAGAAGCCGCACTGCAGCGTCGCGAGCGTCCCCGTCTGCGGCGACTCGAGGACGACGACCGCGGTGTCCTCGTACGGGAGGTCGAGCTGTCGCGCGGTCGAGGCGTGCGCCACTTCCAGGTCACCGAAGAACCACTCCAACACGTCGAACAGGTGGACGCCAAGATCGAGCAGGGCGCCGCCGCCGGTCGCGTCGGCGTCGAGCTGCCAGTCCGGAATCGACCGCGAGGCGGGCGGCCGCTCGAACGGCCAGCCGTTCACGCGTCCGATGCTCGCCATCGGGACGTGTCCGAGGCGGCCCTCGTCGTACACGCGCTTCATCTCGACTACGGCCGGGAAGTACCGGATGGTGTGATCGACGCCCAGCGAGACGCCTGCGCCCTCGGCGGCGTCGATCATCCGGTCGGCCGATTCGAGGTCGGTCGCGAACGGCTTCTCGACGAAGGCGTGTCGCCCCGATTCAGCGGCGGCTACGACCGCGTCCTCGTGGAGGAACGGCGGCAGCGCGACGACGACCGCATCGACGGTCGCCTCCGCGAGAAGGTCCCGGTAGTCGTCGTACGTCTCGTCGACGCCGAGCGAGCGAGCGCGGCGTCGGTTCGCCGGCACCGCGTCTGCGACCGCCGTGACCCGGACGCCGTCCATGGCCCGCGCCGTCTGGAGGTGCACCGTCCCGATGTTCCCGAGGCCGAGTATTCCCAGATCGAGGGGGTCGCTCATGGGGGGTCGATCCCCCGCAGTGCCCGTGCCGGTCGTCCGTCGTCCGTTGGTCCGTACATTGTCGTTCACGCGGTTGTCTCGGTCGGAGGCTGCCCGGCGGTCCAGTTTGGTATGCGGTCGCTATCGCTACGAACGCGGTCACCGCAAGCGCGTTCCCCGTCGCCGCCCCACGGCGGTCGCTCCACAGTACAGACAGCGCCGTGCCGAGGTCGCTACAGCCGTCGTCCGGACCGCCGTCGGTCAGTCCCAGCCACTCAGCCTCCAGCAGCGAGAGCCGATAGTGGCACGCCGACGGCTCCCGATCGCGCCAGTAAGGATAGCCCACCTCCAACATGTTTGGGTCAGAGGGGTGCTCCACGGACCGCTCGATCGTCGCCACCGTCGACATCGGGTCGATGTCGAGCGTGTCGCCGACCGTGCGGGCGAACACGACCCCGAGCGAGCCGAGGGCAGCCCGGAGCCTCAGGTGCTGTCGTCCCGGTCGAACCGTGTTCGCTCGATGAGGGCGGTCGCGAGGCGGGAAGCAGGAGGCGTTTGGAACCTCCCCGTTGACGGCGTCGAAGACTGCTCCGGAGCTTGACTGTGTCTCTCGATCACGCGTAGCAGACGCCGCCACACGTCGGTTTGAGTACATTCCGATCATCGCTCCGTGACTGGCCCGATTCGCCGTGTGAGCATCCACATCCGGCCGGCCGGTAGGTGTTGGATATCCCTTCGATTCGTTCGGGCGTCGCCCGCGATGCACCAGGCTCCGTCCCGAGAGCCGACCGAGAACCGACTGCGACCCGTTTGACGGCGTCGAAGTCGCGGTATTCGATGCTTGACCGGAGTATCAGGTGCATACTAATTCGGACGCCACGGTGACCCGTGGTCGATGAGCGCCCCAGAGTCGGTGGTCGTGGTCGCCGGGACGCGCCCCGAGTTCGTCAAGCTCGCACCGGTGGTCGCCGCCCTCGACCGAACCGATCGATTTGAAACGATCCTCGTCCACAGCGGTCAACACTACGACGACCTGTTGAGTGAGCGGCTCCGCGAGTCCGTCTCGCTGCCCCGACCGGACGAACACCTCGGCGTCGGTAGCGGCTCTCACGCCGCTCAAACCGGCGAACTCGTCGCCGGCATCGGCGACCTGCTTTCGAAACACGAGCCGACCTACACGATCGCACAAGGCGACACCAACACGGTGTTGGCGGCCGCCATCGCCGCGAGCAAGTGTCCGACGACCTTCTGTCACGTCGAGGCCGGCCTTCGCAGCGGGGACCGCGAGATGCCCGAGGAAACGAACCGCGTGCTCGCCGATCACGTCGAGGGGTTCTCCTTCGCGCCCACGGAACAGGCGGCCGAGAACCTCCGTCGCGAGGGAGTCACCGAGGACGTGTACGTCACCGGAAACACCGTCGTCGACGCCTGCCGGAAGAACATCGCAGAGGCGCGCGCCGGTTCGGACGTCCTCGATCGCTTCGGCCTTGCGGAGGGGGAGTACATCGCCGCAACGATTCACCGCCCGAGGAACGTCGATGACGCGACGCGCCTCCGACAGATCGTTTCGGCCCTCGAAGACGCTCCGCTGCCGGTGATCTTCCCCGCACATCCCCGTACCGAAAAGCAACTCAGTCGCGTGGGATCCAGTTCCGAGGGATCGCTGCGCGTCGTCGATCCACTGGAGTACCTCGATTTCCTCCGTCTGCTCGACGGAGCGACGGCCGTCGTCACCGACTCCGGCGGCGTCCAAGAGGAAGCGAGCCTGCTGTCGGTCCCGTGTCTCACCGTCCGCCCGAACACGGAACGCCCCAAGACCGTCGAGGCAGGGGTGAACGTCCTCGTCGAGCCCGAGATGCTGGACGAGAAACTCCGGACCGTCGTGTACGACCCCGACCGCCGGGAGGCGATGACCGGCGCGCGCGACCTCTACGGCGACGGCCGCGCCGGCGAGCGTATCGCCCGCCTGCTCGCGTACCGGTTGGGCGAGGAATCGCCCGACCTCGACGCTCACGGGATCGACGACCTCCTCGAAACGGCGGCCGAGTGAGGACACCGCTGTCGACCGAAGGCCACGATCCTGGCGATTCGGCCCTCGCGACCCCGCCGATTCCCAGTCGCTGGGAGTCGGCCACACCCACGTAGGGAAGGGCGTCCCTCCGGTCGGACGATGACCGACGCGGACCAACGGACCCACACGGCCAGGCGCGTGCGGGTTGACGAGCCCCGGGCGGACGACTCCACGGAGTGGGAGGTGTTCCTCCGCGGATCGGCCGCCGATCCGCTCCGGCACGCGGGCAGCGTCACCGCACCATCATCCGACGTGGCACACGAGCAAGCGAGCACGCTCTTCCCGGATGCCTCCACGCTGTGGCTGATGCGAAGCGACAGTGTCGCCCGTTTCACCGAACGCGACCTCGGCGTGGAGTACGACGGGGACGCGGCCGCAGCCGGCGACGGGGGTGTCGAATCGTGATCTCCGTCAGCAAGTTGTTGTACAACCTCGACGCCGAGGGCGACGGGCTCAGATACGGCGACGCCGACTCCACGGCCGAGCAGATACGCGAGCGGAAACAGGAGCGACCGGTCGTCGTCTGGAACGGGACGAAACGGTGCAACCTCTCGTGTTCCCACTGCTATGCGGGCGCCGACGTGGGCGCCGCTCCCGGAGAGCTCACGACCGCCGAGGCAAAGGGGATGCTGGACGAGCTCGCCGACTACGGCGCTCCTGTCGTGCTCTTCTCGGGGGGTGAACCCCTCGTTCGCGAGGACCTCCCCGAACTGGTCGCACACGCGAGCGACGCCGGGATCCGCCCGGTGCTGTCGACCAACGGAACGTTACTCACCCGGGACCGGGCCCGCGAACTCCGCGACGCCGGACTCGCGTACGCGGGGATCTCCGTCGACGGTCGTCGCGAGGTCAACGACGCCTTCCGCGGACAGGAGGGCGCCTTCGACGCCGCCGTCGACGGCATCGAGGCGTGTCTCGACGTGGGGCTGAAGACCGGCCTGCGCTACACGGTCACCGATGACACCGTCCCGGAT from Halobaculum halobium carries:
- a CDS encoding metal-dependent hydrolase, whose amino-acid sequence is MFPWDHLAIGYVAVSLLFRIRGRRVGALACAALALGSQFPDLVDKPLAWAFTVLPGGTTLAHSVFVAVPLSAAVYVLARHRARASVGAAFGVAYVLHLPADLLYGPLATGDPIRVGAVLWPLVSTPGTAAGGGLLSNTIYFITRYYAYLDSPRAIGFLLLEVGLILAALALWVDDGTPGLREASTAARRVLA
- a CDS encoding glycosyltransferase family 2 protein, yielding MVELSVVVPTLKSREDVESVRYLARGTFDDYEVLLQDESPVTCARNEGIRRASAEKIVFLDDDSRPARDYLDHASAVLDEAPAYAGRTVHPREDLFSRHFTPHYHDGIEAASVDCFWGCNMGVRREVFETVGGWDEGMRWGHEEKELADRVRSAFEIRYDPRVAVEHPYADSVLEYWNKQYRLETQTPYYWRRRGLTAGECARRIADDALDPRAYLRTDAVATGVQIGARFANTAGRIVGLVSILGPRSTTGDVPAFEPRDPDDAEEVERSRRSPAG
- a CDS encoding glycosyltransferase family 2 protein — encoded protein: MTYRDATVGVVIPAYNEMDFVGDVIEGLPTFVDRVYPVDDSSDDDTWSAITETAEQVNDRQSPTKPFDRVVVPMRHTENRGAGAAALTGYRAALNDDLDVVASLDGDDQMDPAFLPNLLDPVVEGRVAYAKGDRLASREYVREMSRWRLFGNLLLTGLTRVASGYWRLRDPQNGYTAVSTDVLDRIDLDRLYEQYGFRNDVLVHLSVTDCRVADVPHPARYGDETSGIVYSSFAPNLSILLARRFLWRLGRQSVAGEFGPAASFVAGIAGLAGAARGRVPSLGGDRSPERAAISADGGRDQSHVDVGRTAIWAVLGLFLLCLGSVLDARRRTGSIVRVRADADSERHADLTSTLGSRTRSEAEPGHEAD
- a CDS encoding NAD-dependent epimerase/dehydratase family protein, which codes for MSEALVTGATGFLGSRLCRRLVDRGWSVTATRRAESDVSVLADVDVEWVHADVLDGDAVHEAVAGHDRVFHLAGVGLASADAETVRRVNEEGTRLVVEACEAAGVERLLFTSTAGTRRRSDGKPADETDHAEPIGAYQESKAAAERVVDRAADRGLDAVTVHPTSVFGPGDEEFTGRLLRLALDPRMVAYLPGGASFVSLDDAVDGVLAAMEHGTAGEHYLLGGENLPYGDALGVIADHGDGHRPPLRVPATLIHAAGPVVGVLNDVTGLRLFPFDGEMARLATRKLFYSSAKAERDLGYAARPLGSHVKETIEWYRRED
- a CDS encoding Gfo/Idh/MocA family protein; translated protein: MSDPLDLGILGLGNIGTVHLQTARAMDGVRVTAVADAVPANRRRARSLGVDETYDDYRDLLAEATVDAVVVALPPFLHEDAVVAAAESGRHAFVEKPFATDLESADRMIDAAEGAGVSLGVDHTIRYFPAVVEMKRVYDEGRLGHVPMASIGRVNGWPFERPPASRSIPDWQLDADATGGGALLDLGVHLFDVLEWFFGDLEVAHASTARQLDLPYEDTAVVVLESPQTGTLATLQCGFFQWEEPPEINMRFRLDGVAETLSNGEFVPDNLTLHAAKSGLSNAWRRATGQDPEYFGPTYYYRAHFRALADFVEAVQTGETPPVGPAEGRRTLELVARAYELAGRTDEREVVTP
- the wecB gene encoding non-hydrolyzing UDP-N-acetylglucosamine 2-epimerase, with amino-acid sequence MSAPESVVVVAGTRPEFVKLAPVVAALDRTDRFETILVHSGQHYDDLLSERLRESVSLPRPDEHLGVGSGSHAAQTGELVAGIGDLLSKHEPTYTIAQGDTNTVLAAAIAASKCPTTFCHVEAGLRSGDREMPEETNRVLADHVEGFSFAPTEQAAENLRREGVTEDVYVTGNTVVDACRKNIAEARAGSDVLDRFGLAEGEYIAATIHRPRNVDDATRLRQIVSALEDAPLPVIFPAHPRTEKQLSRVGSSSEGSLRVVDPLEYLDFLRLLDGATAVVTDSGGVQEEASLLSVPCLTVRPNTERPKTVEAGVNVLVEPEMLDEKLRTVVYDPDRREAMTGARDLYGDGRAGERIARLLAYRLGEESPDLDAHGIDDLLETAAE
- a CDS encoding Htur_1727 family rSAM-partnered candidate RiPP; its protein translation is MTDADQRTHTARRVRVDEPRADDSTEWEVFLRGSAADPLRHAGSVTAPSSDVAHEQASTLFPDASTLWLMRSDSVARFTERDLGVEYDGDAAAAGDGGVES